One Nocardia farcinica genomic region harbors:
- the hemE gene encoding uroporphyrinogen decarboxylase: protein MAGMSTHTRRRLTDAPFLAAATGATPSRRPVWFMRQAGRSLPEYRELRAGIGMLESCFDPELVCEITMQPIRRHGVDAAILFSDIVVPLKAAGIDLDIVAGVGPVVAAPVRSVADVRALPRLRPEEVGAVVEGVRLLVDALGQTPLIGFAGAPFTLASYLVEGGPSKHHERTKAMMYADPKTWHELLGVLTDITIAFLRAQLDAGVDAVQLFDSWAGALSPADYRAFVLPHSERVFTEIADAGVPRIHFGVGTGELLGAMGEAGADVVGVDWRVSLTEAARRVGPGKALQGNLDPAVLFAGPRAVEAHARRIAEEADRALALGATGHIFNLGHGVLPDTDPGVLTALVELVHEL, encoded by the coding sequence ATGGCCGGGATGAGCACTCACACTCGCCGTCGGTTGACCGACGCTCCGTTCCTGGCCGCCGCGACGGGCGCCACCCCCAGCCGGCGCCCGGTGTGGTTCATGCGCCAGGCGGGCCGCTCGCTGCCCGAGTACCGCGAGCTGCGGGCCGGCATCGGCATGCTGGAGTCCTGCTTCGACCCCGAGCTGGTCTGCGAGATCACCATGCAGCCGATCCGCCGCCACGGTGTCGACGCGGCGATCCTGTTCTCCGACATCGTCGTTCCGCTCAAGGCGGCCGGTATCGACCTCGACATCGTCGCCGGGGTCGGGCCGGTGGTGGCCGCGCCGGTGCGCTCGGTGGCCGACGTGCGCGCGCTGCCGCGACTGCGGCCCGAGGAGGTCGGCGCCGTCGTGGAGGGCGTGCGGCTGCTGGTGGACGCGCTCGGGCAGACCCCGCTGATCGGTTTCGCCGGCGCACCGTTCACGCTCGCCTCCTACCTGGTCGAGGGCGGTCCGAGCAAGCATCACGAGCGCACCAAGGCGATGATGTACGCCGACCCGAAGACCTGGCACGAACTGCTCGGCGTGCTCACCGACATCACCATCGCCTTCCTGCGCGCCCAGCTCGACGCGGGCGTGGACGCGGTGCAGCTGTTCGACTCGTGGGCGGGCGCGCTGTCGCCGGCCGACTATCGCGCGTTCGTGCTGCCGCATTCGGAGCGGGTGTTCACCGAGATCGCCGACGCGGGCGTGCCGCGCATCCACTTCGGTGTCGGTACCGGCGAACTGCTCGGTGCGATGGGGGAGGCGGGCGCCGATGTGGTCGGCGTGGACTGGCGGGTGTCGCTCACCGAGGCGGCCCGGCGGGTCGGTCCGGGAAAGGCGTTGCAGGGCAACCTCGATCCCGCGGTCCTGTTCGCCGGTCCGCGGGCCGTCGAGGCGCACGCGCGCCGCATCGCCGAGGAGGCCGACCGGGCGCTGGCGCTGGGCGCGACCGGACACATCTTCAACCTCGGCCACGGTGTGCTGCCCGACACCGACCCCGGTGTGCTGACCGCGCTGGTCGAGCTCGTCCACGAACTCTGA
- a CDS encoding SIMPL domain-containing protein, with translation MSKKKDLTAAVTMFGQGSVRATPDLIRVTVSVESRAGQVGAAYTRAGQRVAAVTDSLRGHGVAAADIATNGLSVRTETVWDERQGNRITGYLASTDLVVALRDIGEDAEPGPAAIIAACVDAGGDDVRLGGLVRTVADQAGLLARARDAAWDDALAKAERYAGRAGRTLGAVLEITEHTGAMPQYAPKLRAVSAPMGESFAATPVPVELGESEITASVRVTWQLD, from the coding sequence GTGAGCAAGAAGAAGGACCTGACGGCCGCCGTGACGATGTTCGGGCAGGGCAGCGTCCGTGCCACCCCGGACCTGATCCGCGTCACCGTCTCGGTGGAGTCGCGGGCCGGGCAGGTGGGCGCCGCCTATACCCGTGCCGGGCAGCGGGTGGCCGCGGTCACCGACTCGCTGCGCGGCCACGGCGTGGCCGCCGCCGACATCGCCACGAACGGGTTGTCGGTGCGCACCGAGACGGTGTGGGACGAACGGCAGGGCAACCGGATCACCGGCTACCTGGCCAGCACCGACCTGGTCGTCGCGCTGCGCGACATCGGCGAGGACGCCGAGCCCGGACCCGCCGCGATCATCGCCGCCTGCGTGGACGCCGGCGGCGACGACGTGCGCCTGGGCGGCTTGGTGCGCACGGTGGCCGACCAGGCCGGCCTGCTGGCCCGGGCACGCGATGCCGCCTGGGACGACGCGCTCGCCAAGGCCGAACGCTATGCCGGGCGGGCCGGGCGCACGCTGGGCGCGGTGCTCGAGATCACCGAGCACACCGGGGCGATGCCGCAGTACGCGCCGAAGCTGCGCGCGGTGTCGGCGCCGATGGGCGAATCCTTCGCCGCGACACCGGTGCCGGTGGAACTCGGTGAGTCGGAGATCACCGCGAGCGTGCGGGTGACCTGGCAGTTGGACTGA
- a CDS encoding APC family permease: MSKLTTAAKRVLLGRPFRSDSLGHTLLPKRIALPVFASDAMSSVAYAPEEIFLMLSVAGVSAYLYAPWVGLAVAFVMAVVVASYRQNVHAYPSGGGDYEVATTNIGPNAGLTVGSALLVDYVLTVAVSISSAASNIGSAIPFVATHKVLFAVVAIALLTAVNLRGVRESGTAFAIPTYAFMFGMFLMLGWGLIEVYVFGEDLRAESAGFGLTAEEEHLYGLAFAFLIARAFSSGCAALTGVEAISNGVPAFRKPKSRNAATTLLLLGMIAITLLMGIIMLAQKVGVVYAHDTDNLVGAPDDYHQKTLIAQLAEAVFHDFPVGFYFVTAVTALILVLAANTAFNGFPVLGSILAQDRYLPRQLHTRGDRLAFSNGILFLSGAAIAFVVVFGAEVTKLIQLYIVGVFVSFVLSQTGMLRHWTRLLRTETDPAQRARMQRSRVINAVGLTATGTVLVIVLVTKFFAGAWIAILTMAAIFVLMKMIRRHYDSVSKELDEHDWDGVLPSRSHAIVLVSKLHLPTRRALAYARATRPDTLEAVTVNVDEADTRELVREWERSDITVPLKVVESPYREITKPVLDYVKRVRRDAPRDVVTVFIPEYVVGHWWEQVLHNQSALRLKGRLLFEPGVMVTSVPWQLSSSTRAKQTADVNAPGAVRRGYGDRP; the protein is encoded by the coding sequence GTGTCCAAGTTGACGACGGCAGCCAAGCGCGTGCTGCTGGGCAGGCCCTTTCGCAGTGATTCGCTCGGGCACACCCTGTTGCCGAAGCGGATCGCGCTTCCGGTCTTCGCCTCCGACGCCATGTCCTCGGTGGCGTACGCGCCGGAGGAGATCTTCCTCATGCTGTCGGTGGCCGGTGTCTCGGCCTACCTCTACGCGCCCTGGGTGGGCCTGGCCGTCGCGTTCGTGATGGCCGTGGTGGTGGCCAGTTACCGGCAGAACGTGCACGCCTACCCGTCCGGCGGCGGCGACTACGAGGTGGCGACCACCAACATCGGCCCGAACGCCGGGCTCACCGTGGGCAGCGCCCTGCTGGTCGACTACGTGCTCACCGTCGCGGTCTCGATCTCCTCGGCGGCCTCCAACATCGGCTCGGCCATTCCGTTCGTGGCCACCCACAAGGTGCTGTTCGCGGTGGTCGCCATCGCGTTGCTGACCGCGGTGAACCTGCGCGGTGTCCGCGAGTCCGGCACCGCGTTCGCGATTCCCACCTACGCCTTCATGTTCGGCATGTTCCTGATGCTCGGCTGGGGGCTGATCGAGGTGTACGTCTTCGGCGAGGACCTGCGGGCCGAGTCGGCCGGTTTCGGGCTCACCGCCGAGGAGGAGCACCTGTACGGGCTGGCGTTCGCCTTCCTCATCGCGCGCGCGTTCTCCTCCGGCTGTGCCGCGCTCACCGGTGTGGAGGCGATCAGCAACGGCGTGCCCGCCTTCCGCAAGCCCAAATCGCGCAACGCCGCCACCACCCTGCTGCTGCTCGGCATGATCGCGATCACCCTGCTGATGGGCATCATCATGCTGGCGCAGAAGGTGGGAGTGGTCTACGCCCACGACACCGACAACCTGGTCGGCGCGCCCGACGACTACCACCAGAAGACGTTGATCGCCCAGCTCGCCGAGGCGGTGTTCCACGACTTCCCGGTCGGCTTCTACTTCGTCACCGCGGTCACCGCGCTGATCCTGGTGCTGGCGGCCAACACCGCGTTCAACGGCTTCCCGGTGCTCGGCTCGATCCTGGCCCAGGACCGTTACCTGCCCCGCCAGCTGCACACCCGCGGCGACCGGCTGGCCTTCAGCAACGGCATCCTGTTCCTCTCCGGCGCGGCGATCGCCTTCGTCGTGGTGTTCGGCGCCGAGGTGACCAAGCTGATCCAGCTCTACATCGTCGGCGTGTTCGTCTCCTTCGTGTTGAGCCAGACCGGCATGCTGCGGCACTGGACGCGGCTGCTGCGCACCGAGACCGACCCCGCGCAGCGGGCCAGGATGCAGCGTTCGCGGGTGATCAACGCCGTCGGTCTCACGGCCACCGGCACGGTGCTGGTGATCGTGCTCGTCACCAAGTTCTTCGCCGGCGCGTGGATCGCGATCCTGACCATGGCGGCGATCTTCGTGCTGATGAAAATGATCCGCCGCCACTACGATTCGGTGTCCAAGGAACTCGACGAGCACGACTGGGACGGCGTGCTGCCCAGCCGCTCGCACGCGATCGTGCTGGTCTCCAAACTGCACCTGCCGACCCGGCGGGCGCTGGCCTACGCCCGCGCCACCCGGCCCGACACCCTCGAGGCGGTGACGGTCAACGTCGACGAGGCCGATACCCGAGAGCTGGTCCGCGAGTGGGAGCGCAGCGATATCACGGTGCCGCTCAAGGTCGTCGAATCGCCCTACCGCGAGATCACCAAACCGGTCCTGGACTACGTCAAGCGGGTGCGCCGGGACGCCCCCCGCGACGTGGTGACCGTGTTCATCCCCGAGTACGTGGTCGGACACTGGTGGGAGCAGGTGCTGCACAACCAGAGTGCGCTACGGCTCAAGGGCAGGCTGCTGTTCGAGCCGGGCGTCATGGTGACCAGCGTGCCGTGGCAGTTGAGTTCCTCGACCCGGGCCAAGCAGACCGCCGACGTCAACGCGCCGGGCGCGGTGCGGCGCGGATACGGCGATCGGCCGTGA
- a CDS encoding protoporphyrinogen oxidase, which yields MRIAIVGGGISGLVAAYRLRTLLGPSADLVLVDRAERVGGILYTADIQGEPVDLGAEAFVGRRPEVPALLRELGLADQLVYPAGKRPLLWAGGATHPLPPRTLMGIPSDAESMRGLVDDDTLDRIASESARPLAWYPDSDLDVHSLVADRFGAQVVERSVDPLLGGVYAGSARSIGVRAALPTLAAALDAGAPSLTHAVAAALPPPSDAPVFGGIRDGYRVLLDALVAASGLRFVAATAATRLARASGGWVLDPLGLVDAVVVAAPAPVAARLLRYVAPGAADAAAGIELSSSAVVALSLPPDTALPDNSGILVATGEPLRAKAFTLSSRKWPHLAERKTALVRASFGKFGDDAPLRWSDAELIAAATEDLATVTGVPITPVEAVVQRWPGGLAQYAPGHTDRVAEIDRAVAELDGLAVAGAYLRGVGVPACVAAGDAAARRIAGFLS from the coding sequence ATGAGGATCGCGATTGTCGGCGGCGGGATCAGCGGGCTCGTCGCGGCGTACCGGCTGCGCACCCTGCTCGGTCCGTCGGCCGATCTCGTCCTGGTCGACCGCGCCGAGCGGGTGGGCGGCATCCTGTACACCGCCGACATCCAGGGCGAGCCCGTCGACCTGGGCGCGGAGGCGTTCGTCGGCCGCCGCCCCGAGGTGCCCGCGCTGCTGCGCGAGCTGGGGCTGGCCGACCAACTGGTGTATCCGGCGGGCAAGCGGCCGCTGCTGTGGGCGGGCGGTGCCACGCACCCGCTGCCGCCCCGCACGCTGATGGGCATCCCGTCCGACGCGGAGTCGATGCGCGGGCTCGTCGACGACGACACCCTGGACCGGATCGCGAGCGAGTCGGCTCGGCCGCTGGCCTGGTACCCGGACAGCGACCTCGACGTGCACAGCCTCGTCGCCGACCGGTTCGGCGCCCAGGTGGTCGAACGCAGCGTCGACCCGCTGCTCGGCGGGGTGTACGCGGGCAGCGCCCGCTCGATCGGTGTGCGTGCCGCGCTGCCCACGCTGGCGGCCGCGCTGGACGCCGGCGCGCCCAGCCTCACCCACGCGGTGGCCGCCGCACTCCCGCCGCCCTCGGACGCCCCGGTCTTCGGCGGCATCCGCGACGGGTACCGGGTCCTGCTGGACGCCCTGGTGGCGGCGTCGGGGCTGCGCTTCGTCGCGGCCACGGCGGCCACCCGCCTCGCGCGCGCGAGCGGCGGCTGGGTGCTCGACCCGCTCGGCCTGGTGGACGCGGTCGTGGTCGCCGCGCCCGCACCGGTGGCGGCGCGGCTGCTGCGCTACGTCGCGCCCGGCGCGGCCGACGCCGCCGCGGGGATCGAACTGTCCTCCTCGGCGGTGGTGGCACTGTCGCTGCCGCCCGACACCGCGTTGCCGGACAACTCGGGCATCCTCGTCGCCACCGGGGAGCCCTTGCGCGCCAAGGCGTTCACACTGTCCAGCCGCAAGTGGCCGCACCTGGCCGAGCGCAAGACCGCGCTGGTGCGGGCCTCGTTCGGCAAGTTCGGTGACGACGCCCCGCTGCGCTGGAGCGACGCGGAACTGATCGCCGCGGCCACCGAGGACCTGGCCACCGTCACCGGTGTCCCGATCACCCCGGTCGAGGCGGTGGTGCAGCGCTGGCCGGGCGGGCTTGCCCAGTACGCGCCGGGCCACACCGACCGCGTCGCCGAAATCGACCGGGCGGTGGCCGAGTTGGACGGCCTGGCCGTCGCGGGCGCCTACCTGCGCGGCGTCGGCGTCCCGGCCTGCGTGGCCGCCGGCGACGCCGCCGCCCGCCGCATCGCCGGCTTCCTCTCCTGA
- a CDS encoding DUF3000 domain-containing protein, whose protein sequence is MGTATCHPRIELAPIRPPQRLAPYSYALGAEVTHPDTGTVPVDSEGDAFGRLILLHDPDGDDAWHGTFRLVAYIQADIDAALATDPLLPEVAWSWLVDALETRSEPFTALGGTVTSTSSVRYGDIAGPPRAHQLELRASWTALTTDMRPHVEAFCEVLAYSAGLPPAGVTHLRPHPYTTNGPE, encoded by the coding sequence ATGGGCACCGCGACATGCCATCCCCGGATCGAGCTCGCGCCCATCCGGCCGCCGCAGCGGCTGGCGCCGTACTCCTACGCCCTCGGTGCCGAGGTCACCCACCCCGACACCGGCACGGTCCCGGTCGACTCCGAGGGCGACGCGTTCGGCAGGCTGATCCTGCTGCACGATCCCGACGGCGACGACGCCTGGCACGGCACGTTCCGGCTGGTCGCCTACATCCAGGCCGACATCGACGCCGCCCTGGCCACCGACCCGCTGCTGCCCGAGGTGGCCTGGAGCTGGCTGGTGGACGCGCTCGAGACCCGCTCCGAGCCGTTCACCGCGCTCGGCGGCACCGTCACCTCCACCAGCTCGGTGCGCTACGGCGACATCGCCGGGCCGCCGCGCGCGCATCAGCTGGAGCTGCGCGCCTCCTGGACGGCGCTGACCACCGACATGCGTCCGCACGTCGAGGCGTTCTGCGAAGTGCTCGCCTACTCGGCCGGTCTGCCGCCCGCCGGGGTCACCCACCTGCGTCCGCACCCCTATACCACCAACGGTCCGGAGTGA
- a CDS encoding ribonuclease D, which produces MPEAEQPAPGIEDTPSAEPLLAPVDGVPPVLATAAEVAAAAARIAAGTGPLAVDAERASGFRYSARAYLIQLRRAGAGTFLVDPIPVADALGPLAEAINDLEWVLHSADQDLPGLAELGLRPARLFDTELGGRLAGFERVGLAAMVERLLGRTLRKGHGAADWSTRPLPAEWLNYAALDVELLLELRDAVAAELQRQGKSDWAAQEFEHVRTTEPPAPKADRWRRTSGIHTLRKPRQLAIVRELWTTRDSLARSRDIAPARILPDGAIVAAAAADPRSIAQLRALPVFGGPRQRRYSREWLAAVDRARALPDDALPPLTQPFDGPPPPNRWERRDPVAAARLTRARAAMAELSTEHAVPVENLLSPDLVRRLCWDGLPDYDRVGDPGDLAAAIDGFLKSGGARPWQRELTVPRLTLALTPPASA; this is translated from the coding sequence ATGCCGGAAGCAGAACAGCCCGCGCCGGGCATCGAAGATACACCGTCGGCCGAGCCGTTGCTCGCCCCGGTCGACGGCGTGCCACCGGTGCTCGCCACCGCCGCGGAGGTCGCCGCCGCCGCGGCCAGGATCGCGGCGGGCACCGGCCCGCTGGCCGTCGACGCCGAACGCGCCTCCGGCTTCCGGTACTCCGCGCGCGCCTACCTGATCCAGCTGCGCCGCGCGGGCGCGGGGACCTTCCTCGTCGACCCGATCCCGGTCGCCGACGCGCTGGGACCGCTCGCCGAGGCGATCAACGACCTCGAATGGGTGCTGCACTCGGCCGATCAGGATCTGCCCGGCCTGGCCGAACTCGGGTTGCGCCCGGCGCGGCTGTTCGACACCGAACTGGGCGGCAGGCTGGCCGGGTTCGAGCGGGTCGGCCTCGCGGCGATGGTGGAGCGACTACTCGGGCGCACTCTGCGCAAGGGGCACGGCGCGGCGGACTGGTCGACGCGGCCGCTGCCCGCGGAGTGGCTCAACTACGCCGCCCTGGACGTCGAACTGCTGCTCGAACTGCGCGACGCGGTGGCCGCCGAACTCCAGCGGCAGGGCAAGAGCGACTGGGCCGCACAGGAATTCGAGCACGTGCGCACCACCGAACCGCCCGCCCCCAAGGCCGACCGCTGGCGGCGCACCTCCGGCATCCACACCCTGCGCAAGCCCCGCCAGCTCGCCATCGTCCGCGAACTGTGGACCACCCGCGATTCCCTGGCCCGCAGCCGCGACATCGCCCCCGCGCGGATCCTGCCCGACGGCGCGATCGTCGCCGCGGCCGCCGCCGACCCGCGCAGCATCGCCCAGCTGCGCGCGCTGCCGGTGTTCGGCGGGCCGCGCCAGCGCCGCTACTCCCGGGAATGGCTGGCGGCGGTGGACCGCGCCCGCGCCCTGCCCGACGACGCGCTGCCCCCGCTGACCCAGCCCTTCGACGGTCCGCCGCCGCCGAACCGCTGGGAGCGCCGCGATCCGGTGGCCGCGGCCCGGCTGACCCGGGCCCGCGCGGCGATGGCCGAGCTGTCCACCGAGCACGCGGTGCCGGTGGAGAACCTGCTCTCCCCCGATCTGGTCCGCCGCCTGTGCTGGGACGGGCTGCCCGACTACGACCGGGTCGGCGATCCGGGCGACCTGGCCGCCGCCATCGACGGCTTCCTCAAATCCGGCGGCGCCCGCCCCTGGCAGCGCGAACTGACCGTGCCACGGCTGACACTCGCGCTGACCCCGCCCGCCTCGGCCTGA
- a CDS encoding class I SAM-dependent RNA methyltransferase, whose protein sequence is MNGWSGRSFEIRLGPPGHGGFCVGRHEGRVVFVRHGLPGETVLARVTEDQGGTFCRADAVEIVHASADRVPRSCPVSGPGGAGCCDYTHATPAAQRALKATVVAELLRRVAGLEREVTVEPVAGWPADATGGWRTRVRLPVDALGRAGAHRYRSDEVIADLRCPQPVEGALAGIAERRWTPGADLVVALDADGIRHIVELAPPEPARGGRDGRRRPAGRRRTAAARRAAAHAPRLEQVRAGSGRAVEYVAGRRWEISATGFWQAHRLAAQCYSDLVAEWAELAAGERAWDLYSGAGVFAARLAEQAGPDGAVLAVESARPAVADGRAALRDLPWVDLRAARVERWAGEHARTAPPRVVVLDPPRAGAGKEVVAAVTAAGPERIVHIGCDPASFARDIGLYHHGGYRLAGLRVFDAFPGTHHMECVALLTR, encoded by the coding sequence ATGAACGGCTGGTCGGGCCGCAGCTTCGAGATCCGGCTGGGGCCGCCCGGGCACGGCGGCTTCTGCGTGGGCAGGCACGAGGGCCGGGTGGTGTTCGTGCGGCACGGGCTGCCGGGGGAGACGGTGCTCGCGCGGGTCACCGAGGACCAGGGCGGCACGTTCTGCCGGGCCGACGCGGTGGAGATCGTGCACGCCTCCGCCGACCGGGTGCCGCGGAGCTGCCCGGTTTCGGGCCCCGGTGGCGCCGGATGCTGTGACTACACCCATGCCACGCCCGCCGCGCAGCGGGCGCTCAAGGCCACGGTGGTGGCGGAACTGCTGCGCCGCGTCGCCGGTCTGGAGCGGGAGGTCACCGTCGAGCCGGTGGCGGGCTGGCCCGCCGACGCCACCGGGGGCTGGCGCACCCGGGTCCGGCTGCCGGTCGACGCCCTGGGCCGCGCGGGCGCGCACCGCTACCGCAGCGACGAGGTGATCGCCGACCTGCGCTGCCCGCAGCCCGTCGAGGGCGCGCTTGCGGGCATCGCGGAGCGGCGGTGGACGCCGGGCGCGGACCTGGTCGTCGCACTCGACGCCGACGGCATCCGCCACATCGTGGAACTCGCGCCGCCCGAACCCGCGCGCGGCGGGCGCGACGGCCGCCGCCGACCGGCCGGGCGGCGCCGCACCGCCGCCGCCCGCCGGGCCGCCGCGCACGCTCCCCGCCTCGAACAGGTGCGGGCGGGTTCGGGCCGGGCGGTGGAGTACGTGGCCGGGCGCCGCTGGGAGATCTCGGCGACCGGGTTCTGGCAGGCGCATCGGCTCGCGGCCCAGTGCTACTCCGATCTCGTCGCCGAGTGGGCCGAGCTGGCCGCCGGGGAGCGCGCCTGGGATCTCTACAGCGGCGCGGGAGTGTTCGCGGCGCGGCTGGCCGAACAGGCCGGGCCGGACGGCGCCGTGCTCGCGGTGGAGTCGGCGCGGCCCGCGGTCGCCGACGGCCGGGCCGCGCTGCGCGATCTGCCGTGGGTGGACCTGCGCGCCGCCCGCGTCGAACGCTGGGCCGGCGAGCACGCGCGCACTGCGCCGCCGCGCGTGGTGGTGCTCGACCCGCCGCGGGCGGGTGCGGGCAAGGAGGTGGTGGCCGCGGTGACCGCCGCCGGGCCCGAGCGCATCGTGCACATCGGGTGCGACCCGGCCTCGTTCGCCCGTGACATCGGCCTGTACCACCACGGCGGCTACCGGCTGGCCGGGCTGCGGGTCTTCGACGCGTTCCCGGGCACGCACCACATGGAGTGCGTGGCGCTGTTGACCCGCTGA
- a CDS encoding DUF1330 domain-containing protein, which yields MTVYVIAQLKFTDRAAYDRYQARFMDVFTKYSGTLLAADEQPTVLEGDTDREKVVLMSFPDEAAVTAWAQSPEYLEISEDRHAGAHTVSLLVRGLGHRS from the coding sequence ATGACCGTGTATGTGATCGCCCAGCTGAAGTTCACCGACCGCGCCGCCTACGACCGGTACCAGGCGCGGTTCATGGACGTGTTCACCAAGTATTCGGGCACCCTGCTCGCCGCCGACGAGCAGCCGACCGTGCTCGAGGGCGACACCGACCGGGAGAAGGTGGTGCTGATGTCGTTCCCCGACGAGGCAGCCGTCACCGCGTGGGCGCAGTCCCCGGAGTACCTGGAGATTTCCGAAGACCGGCACGCGGGCGCGCACACCGTGTCGCTGCTGGTGCGGGGGCTCGGCCACCGATCCTGA
- the dxs gene encoding 1-deoxy-D-xylulose-5-phosphate synthase yields MGVLSRVDTPEDVRRLNVAELRELAEEIREFLVRKVAATGGHLGPNLGVVELTIALHRVFDSPADPLIFDTGHQAYVHKILTGRKDRFDDLRKQGGLSGYPSRAESPHDWVESSHASAALSYADGLAKAFALGGQDRHVVAVVGDGALTGGMCWEALNNIAAAPDRPVVVVVNDNGRSYAPTIGGLADRLTALRTQPAYEHALDAGKRLLKSIPRVGESAYSMVHAVKAGIKDAVSPQELFSDLGLKYVGPVDGHDVVAMESALRRAKDFGGPVVVHAVTQKGRGYEHAENHVADQMHACDPIDPLTGRPLGGAKARGWTSVFSEELIEHARRRSDIVAITAAMPGPTGLSAFGERFPDRMFDVGIAEQHAMASAAGLALGGMHPVVAIYSTFLNRAFDQLLMDVALLKQPVTVVLDRAGITGPDGASHNGMWDLSLLGIIPGIRVAAPRDAATLREELGEALAVTDGPTVLRFPKGSVAEDLTAVERIDGVDVLRAADPESAVRTQRGDVLIVAVGPFARIGLAAAELLAPEGVSVTVVDPRWVLPVSDTVVKLAENYRLVVTLEDSGLHGGIGSTVSARLRSVGLDVPTRDLGVPQQFLDHASRDQVLEQLGLTPTDVARRIAGWLDAR; encoded by the coding sequence GTGGGAGTGCTTTCCCGGGTCGACACACCCGAAGACGTGCGCCGGCTGAACGTGGCCGAGTTGCGGGAGCTCGCGGAGGAGATCCGCGAGTTCCTGGTGCGCAAGGTCGCGGCGACCGGCGGTCACCTCGGACCGAACCTCGGCGTCGTCGAGCTGACCATCGCGCTGCACCGGGTGTTCGACTCTCCGGCCGACCCGTTGATCTTCGACACCGGCCACCAGGCCTACGTCCACAAGATCCTCACCGGCCGCAAGGACCGGTTCGACGACCTGCGCAAGCAGGGCGGGCTGTCCGGCTACCCCAGCCGCGCCGAGAGCCCCCACGACTGGGTCGAGTCCTCGCACGCCTCCGCGGCGCTGTCCTACGCCGACGGTCTGGCCAAGGCGTTCGCCCTGGGCGGGCAGGACCGGCACGTGGTCGCCGTCGTCGGCGACGGCGCGCTCACCGGCGGCATGTGCTGGGAGGCGCTGAACAACATCGCCGCTGCCCCGGATCGTCCGGTGGTCGTGGTGGTCAACGACAACGGCCGCTCCTACGCTCCCACCATCGGCGGGCTGGCCGATCGGCTGACCGCACTGCGCACCCAGCCCGCCTACGAGCACGCGCTCGACGCGGGCAAGCGGCTGCTCAAGAGCATTCCGCGGGTGGGGGAGTCGGCGTATTCGATGGTGCACGCGGTCAAGGCGGGCATCAAGGACGCGGTGAGCCCGCAGGAACTCTTCAGCGATCTCGGCCTGAAGTACGTGGGCCCGGTCGACGGGCACGACGTGGTGGCGATGGAGTCGGCGCTGCGCCGCGCCAAGGACTTCGGCGGACCGGTGGTCGTGCACGCGGTCACCCAGAAGGGCCGCGGCTACGAGCACGCCGAGAACCACGTCGCCGATCAGATGCACGCCTGTGACCCGATCGACCCGCTCACCGGGCGGCCGCTGGGCGGGGCCAAGGCGCGCGGCTGGACCTCGGTGTTCTCCGAGGAACTGATCGAGCACGCGCGCCGCCGCTCCGACATCGTCGCCATCACCGCCGCGATGCCCGGCCCGACCGGGTTGTCCGCCTTCGGCGAGCGTTTCCCGGACCGCATGTTCGACGTGGGCATCGCCGAACAGCACGCGATGGCCTCCGCGGCGGGGCTGGCGCTGGGCGGTATGCACCCGGTGGTCGCGATCTATTCGACCTTCCTCAACCGCGCCTTCGACCAGCTGCTCATGGATGTGGCGCTGTTGAAGCAGCCGGTGACGGTGGTGCTGGACCGCGCGGGCATCACCGGCCCGGACGGCGCCAGCCACAACGGCATGTGGGATCTGTCGCTGCTCGGCATCATCCCCGGCATCCGGGTCGCCGCGCCGCGCGATGCCGCCACCCTGCGCGAGGAACTCGGCGAGGCGCTGGCCGTCACCGACGGGCCGACCGTGTTGCGGTTCCCGAAAGGCAGTGTCGCCGAAGACCTCACCGCGGTGGAGCGGATCGATGGTGTGGACGTGCTGCGCGCGGCCGACCCCGAGTCGGCGGTGCGCACCCAGCGCGGTGACGTGCTGATCGTCGCGGTCGGCCCGTTCGCCCGGATCGGGCTCGCGGCCGCCGAGCTGCTCGCTCCGGAAGGGGTGTCGGTCACCGTCGTCGATCCCCGCTGGGTGCTGCCGGTCTCCGACACCGTGGTCAAGCTCGCGGAGAACTACCGGCTCGTGGTCACCCTGGAGGACAGCGGCCTGCACGGCGGCATCGGGTCCACGGTGTCGGCGCGGCTGCGGTCGGTCGGCCTGGACGTGCCGACCCGTGACCTCGGCGTTCCGCAGCAGTTCCTCGACCACGCTTCCCGCGACCAGGTGCTCGAGCAGCTCGGGCTCACCCCCACCGACGTCGCCCGGCGCATCGCGGGCTGGCTCGACGCCCGCTGA